Proteins co-encoded in one Arachis hypogaea cultivar Tifrunner chromosome 11, arahy.Tifrunner.gnm2.J5K5, whole genome shotgun sequence genomic window:
- the LOC112723251 gene encoding agamous-like MADS-box protein TM6, protein MGRGKIEIKLIQNPTNRQVTYSKRRNGIFKKAHELSVLCDAKVSLIMFSKNNKMHEYIGPGLSTKKFIDQYRKTLGDIDLWHSHYEKMLENLKKLKDTNNKLRRQIRNRIGEGSLDMDDMSSQQLRTLEEDMVSAIAKIRHCQPPSRRHSFHPHLLCARREALSAAATLLLITVYMCSS, encoded by the exons ATGGGTCGTGGAAAGATTGAGATAAAGCTCATCCAGAACCCAACCAACAGGCAAGTTACATACTCAAAGAGAAGGAATGGTATCTTCAAGAAAGCTCATGAACTCAGTGTTCTCTGTGATGCTAAGGTCTCACTCATCATGTTCTCCAAGAACAACAAGATGCATGAATACATCGGCCCTGGCCTTAg CACAAAGAAGTTCATTGATCAGTATCGGAAAACTTTGGGAGATATCGATCTCTGGCATTCTCACTATGAG AAAATGCTTGAGAATTTGAAGAAACTCAAAGATACTAATAATAAGCTCAGAAGACAGATCAG GAATCGGATAGGGGAGGGTAGCTTGGATATGGATGATATGAGCTCTCAGCAACTGCGTACTCTTGAAGAGGATATGGTTTCTGCCATTGCCAAAATACGCCACTGTCAACCCCCCAGCCGCCGCCACTCTTTTCATCCTCACCTTCTCTGTGCTCGTCGCGAAGCCCTATCAGCCGCCGCTACTCTTCTCCTCATCACCGTATATATGTGCTCGTCGTGA